The DNA segment CAAATCTTGTTGCAGCTTGACGTCTCGGCAATGATGGGTTATACTGGAGCTATTTTCAAGGATTTTTTCGGAACCGGATTAGGATTAACGGTTTCATTCCTATTATTGTGTTTGTGGATAATAATTCCGTTTTATGTTTCCCTTAAAAAATTTAAAAATAAAGATTTGTAAAAAAGTTAAAAAATGAAATGAGCATAATCGATAAATTGGTCACAAAAAACAATGGTGATATGCGAAACGAAGTTCGATGACAAAAAAAAACAATATTAACGGTCATCAATTACATATGACCGATAAAAAACAATAAATATCAACATATGAAAACAGATATCAAGAATAGGGCAGACATTGAGAAGTTGGTTGATGTTTTTTACGGAAAAGTAAGGGAGGATGCGGCAATCAGCTGTTTTTTTAATGATGTCGCCAAAGTAAACTGGGAAAATCATTTGCCTACAATGTGTGATTTTTTTGAAAACATTTTGCTGTCTTCTGGAAATTATGAAGGAAATCCGATGGATGCCCACGAGAAATTACACAAAAAAAGTGAAGTAAAAGTAGAACATTTTCAACATTGGATTGTCTTGTTTGATACCACTGTCGATGAATTGTTTGTAGGTGCAAAAGCCGAGGAAATCAAGCAAAGAGCCACCAATATTGCTGCAGCAATGATGCACAAGGCGCATAGATAAATCGTAAAATCATTCCATGAAAAAAGCGTGAGTTGCTGTAACTCACGCTTTTTTGTTTAACCTATATAGAAGTGAATTAATAATTTATTTTGGAAGTAATACATCGCCAATCACGTGAATAATCCCGTTTGATGTTGGAATGGAAGCCACGATTTCTGAACCGTTGACAAAGGTTTTGTCTCCTTTTTTGGTGATTTTTACTTTACCGCCAAAGACCATGTCGAACTCTTGACTGTCTTGCATATATTCTGTTTTCAAGGTGCCCACATAAGTATGATAACCTAGGATATTGGCCAAGTCTTCCTTTTTTTCGGGTTTCAATAAACCTTCTACAGTTCCTGCAGGAAGTTTGTCAAAAGCGGCATTTGTTGGCGCAAAAACGGTGAATGGACCAGCATTGCTCAAGGCATCTACCAATCCGGCGGCTTTTACGGCTGCAACAAGCGTAGTGTGGTCTTTGCTTCCAGAGGCAACCTGCACAATGTTTGGTGCCGAAGTTTCGTCTTGGACACTCGATTGGCCTGTAGCTTGGACTTCCGTGGTTTCGGTTGAGGTTTCTGTTGTGGATTCGCTATTTTGTTTGCAACCAAAAGCGGCAACAAAACAGGTAATTAACATCAATTGGATAGTTTTTTTCATAATTAAGATGCTTAAGTTTATCAAGCAAAGCACTTAATTTTCAAACACTTATTTTATGAGTGCAATCATAAAAGGGGTTTGTTTTTAATTTTTTTTGAAGAAAAACAGGAGATAAATCCAATTCCTGGACGTAAACCAAAATAGCCAAAAAAAAGCAATACATTGACCTTTGCCAATGTATTGCTTTTTTTTATTTGTTGGTTTTGTTTTTCAAAGTCAAATCAAACACGAACCAGGCAAAGGCGACAATTCCGATTCCGAAGATGCTGTCTCCTATGGCGCGAAGCCATTTCAATACAATCATTGTTGGTTCCTGCATCAATTCGGAGGAACGGGCATGCCACATTCCTTTTTCAATGCTTTCAATGGCTTGCCAAATTCCTATTGGCAATAAACTCAACATAGCCATTAAAAACAGACCGATATTTAGTGACCAGAAAGTAGTTCCAATCAGCTTGTTGTTCCATTGGATATTTCGGTACAAACTTCTCAGAACGAATAATATCAATCCTATTCCAAGCATTCCATAAACGCCAAACAAAGCGGTATGTCCGTGAAGCGGCGTGGTATTCAATCCTTGAACATAATACAACGCTATCGGCGGATTAATTATAAATCCGAAGATTCCGGCTCCAAGGAAATTCCAGAACGATACGGCCAGCATAAAATAGATGGGCCATTTGTAATCTTCAATCCATTTTGTGGATTTTGAAAGTTTGTAATTATGATAGGCTTCATAACCGATAAGTGTCAAGGGCACAATTTCCAATGCACTAAAAGTGGCTCCCAAGGCCATTACGGCAGTTGGAGTTCCGGTAAAATACAAATGGTGAAAAGTTCCCAAAATTCCGCCAGACATAAATACGATGGTGGAAAACAAAACATTCAGAGTCGCCGTTTTTGTTTTCAAAAGGCCTAAACGTACAAAAAGGAAAGCGATTACAACTGTTGCAAAAACCTCGAAGAATCCTTCAACCCACAAATGGACAACCCACCATCTCCAGTATTCGGCAATGGCAAGATTGGTTTGTCTTCCCCACATCAATCCTGCGGAATAGAAAAGCGCAATGGCAGAACAGGAAATTAAAAACATGATGATCAGATTCTTTTCTTCCGTTTTTCTTTTTAAGATGGGCAAAAGCGGACGAACCATTAAAGCCAACCACAAGAAAAGTCCAATGAGCAAGAAAATTTGCCAAAAACGACCTAAATCTACATATTCATAACCTTGATGTCCAAACCAGAAATTTTCAATTAGGTTCAATTTTTGCATCACTCCAAACCATTGGCCTGCCATAGATCCCAAAACAATAATTAGCAAGGCAATAAACAGGAAGTTTACTCCGAAACACTGAAATTTAGGGTCCTTGCCTGAAACCGCCGGGGCAATGTACAATCCTGTGGCAAGCCAAGCGGTGGCAATCCAAAAAATGGCTAATTGGGTGTGCCAAGTTCTGGTTACGGCATAAGGCAAGATTTGGTCTATTGGAATTCCGTATAAACCACCGCCTTCAACACCGTAATGTGCCGTAATGATTCCTAACAACATTTGTAGAATCATCAATAAGCTGACCACCCAGAAATATTTTTTCACCAAATGCATCGATGGTGTCATTCCTTGTTTCAAAAGCGGGTCTTCCGCAGGAGTGGGTAAGGTTTCGTCCTCGCCCGATTTTGCGTGGTAAAAAACCAATAGTCCGATACACAAAATCAACAAAATGATGCTTACCCCGGACCAAGCCATCAAATCGGTGGTGGCTTTGTTTCCCACCAATTCATCGGCAGGCCAGTTGTGCGTATAGGATATGTCTGAA comes from the Flavobacterium limnophilum genome and includes:
- a CDS encoding group III truncated hemoglobin → MKTDIKNRADIEKLVDVFYGKVREDAAISCFFNDVAKVNWENHLPTMCDFFENILLSSGNYEGNPMDAHEKLHKKSEVKVEHFQHWIVLFDTTVDELFVGAKAEEIKQRATNIAAAMMHKAHR
- a CDS encoding fasciclin domain-containing protein; translation: MKKTIQLMLITCFVAAFGCKQNSESTTETSTETTEVQATGQSSVQDETSAPNIVQVASGSKDHTTLVAAVKAAGLVDALSNAGPFTVFAPTNAAFDKLPAGTVEGLLKPEKKEDLANILGYHTYVGTLKTEYMQDSQEFDMVFGGKVKITKKGDKTFVNGSEIVASIPTSNGIIHVIGDVLLPK
- a CDS encoding nitric-oxide reductase large subunit yields the protein MNREKKLWIGFALVTILSFCVLGYYGYEIYQQAPPVPEKIISVNNEVIFTEEEIKDGQNIWQSMGGQEVGTIWGHGAYVAPDWTADWLHREAVFILNIYANKDFGKDFDALDKEKQAALKIRLQADLRDNKYDDNSKTITLSQNRALAIKHLSNYYKGLFMDSPEFDQLRKDYAIPKNAIKDEAKMHKMSAFFFWATWATVTNRPNSDISYTHNWPADELVGNKATTDLMAWSGVSIILLILCIGLLVFYHAKSGEDETLPTPAEDPLLKQGMTPSMHLVKKYFWVVSLLMILQMLLGIITAHYGVEGGGLYGIPIDQILPYAVTRTWHTQLAIFWIATAWLATGLYIAPAVSGKDPKFQCFGVNFLFIALLIIVLGSMAGQWFGVMQKLNLIENFWFGHQGYEYVDLGRFWQIFLLIGLFLWLALMVRPLLPILKRKTEEKNLIIMFLISCSAIALFYSAGLMWGRQTNLAIAEYWRWWVVHLWVEGFFEVFATVVIAFLFVRLGLLKTKTATLNVLFSTIVFMSGGILGTFHHLYFTGTPTAVMALGATFSALEIVPLTLIGYEAYHNYKLSKSTKWIEDYKWPIYFMLAVSFWNFLGAGIFGFIINPPIALYYVQGLNTTPLHGHTALFGVYGMLGIGLILFVLRSLYRNIQWNNKLIGTTFWSLNIGLFLMAMLSLLPIGIWQAIESIEKGMWHARSSELMQEPTMIVLKWLRAIGDSIFGIGIVAFAWFVFDLTLKNKTNK